TCCGTGTTGCGCCAATCGACGCCGCGAAATCCTCGCCGCCGAAAATGACTGCATCCAAACGCGGATGCGCCGCGATCTCTTTCAGACTCAATATCCCTTTGGCAGTTTCCACCCCGATCAAAATCCGAATCGAATTAAGCGCCCATCCATACTTCAACTCGGCATCTTCGATGATCCTGCCTGCCCATTCCACCTGCTCAAACGATTCGACCTTCGGAATCACGATCCCATCCGGGTGGTAGGGGAGAACCGCTTCAATATCATCCTGCTCCCAGCCCGAACCGACCGAGTTGATGCGCGCCAGTTTTTCGCTCGCGCCAAAGTCCAGTTCTTGCAATGCCCTGGCGATGGTGGCGCGCGCCTCGGCTTTCTTGTTAAAGGCGGTACCGTCTTCCATGTCCATGCAGATCGAATCCACGCCCAGGGTAATGGACTTGGTGATCATCTTCCAATTGTCACCGGGCATGTAAAGCAGGGCTCGTCGTGAGTGCATAAATTTCCTTTCAACTTCCGGCTGCGCGATCCAAATTGATCAATAACCGTTCGAGAAACCGTGAGGACTGCAGGATGGATTCAGGGTCAAGCAGTGCGGGGGTGTCGTTCTTAGTGTGAATGATCGTATCCACAAGCGGAAAGATCCCGCTGGAAGTCAGCGTCAAGGCGGGAACCCGGTTCATCACAAAGAGCATGTGGTCGCCTTGCACCCAGGGTTCGATCCATTCGATGAGATTGAATGCTTTGCGAGTCTCATCACAAACAGAATGGATGGGTTCAGGACATTCCATGCAGGAAATGCCGATGCGGCTGTCCTTCAATCCCACTCCATCACAATTGATGTTCAACAAAATGTTCCGGAATTCCGCCTGGTATTTATCGAGGAAGTGGATTTCACCGGCGTTGGAATAATGATCCTCTCCGTTGAAGGCGACGAACTCCAGGCCGAAGCCGAAGGCCTGGGATTGTAGAATCAGGCTGAGGGTCAGAAGGGAGGCGATGCCGGAGGCATTGTCCAATGCGCCGGGCGTGCCCGGCTTGGTATCCATGTGCGCGGTGAGAACAACCTTATTCTTTCCGACCCTGCCGGGCTTTCTGGCGATCACATTCGCTCCCCTCGACGGGCGTCTCTCGCTGACGATGGTCAGCGCGATGTTGCTGCCAGCAGTCAGCAACTCCCCGGCATGGTTCTTTGCGACCACGGCGTTGGGGATATCGAAATCGCCATCTTCGAAAATGGGAGTGGGTTGTTCTTCGTTGAAACTGACTGCAACGATGGCGGCGGGTTTATTCTCTTCGAGCAGGCGGATGATCTTTTGGTGCTCTTCCGGATTCCAAAACCTGAAGTTCTTCGGCATGATGGCTTCGCGGGTTAGTTCGCCGTGAAGGACGGCGATCCTGCCGCGGATGTCTCGCGTTTCAAGGTCGTGGATGTTTGCCAGTGTGACAGGTTCGGCGGTGATATTGCAGGGTAATGAATAAGGAGAAATGGATGCGGGGATATTATGCCCATTAGCATGCAGTAAGACGCTCTCTCCGCGCCAATCCATGCAGGTGAAGTCTTGATCTTCG
This portion of the Anaerolineales bacterium genome encodes:
- a CDS encoding M28 family peptidase; this encodes MTDPNAFIDQVLEKLCIRIGDRPLGSRHNQRAQEFIGNSFRQHGCEVEDQDFTCMDWRGESVLLHANGHNIPASISPYSLPCNITAEPVTLANIHDLETRDIRGRIAVLHGELTREAIMPKNFRFWNPEEHQKIIRLLEENKPAAIVAVSFNEEQPTPIFEDGDFDIPNAVVAKNHAGELLTAGSNIALTIVSERRPSRGANVIARKPGRVGKNKVVLTAHMDTKPGTPGALDNASGIASLLTLSLILQSQAFGFGLEFVAFNGEDHYSNAGEIHFLDKYQAEFRNILLNINCDGVGLKDSRIGISCMECPEPIHSVCDETRKAFNLIEWIEPWVQGDHMLFVMNRVPALTLTSSGIFPLVDTIIHTKNDTPALLDPESILQSSRFLERLLINLDRAAGS
- a CDS encoding CoA ester lyase: MHSRRALLYMPGDNWKMITKSITLGVDSICMDMEDGTAFNKKAEARATIARALQELDFGASEKLARINSVGSGWEQDDIEAVLPYHPDGIVIPKVESFEQVEWAGRIIEDAELKYGWALNSIRILIGVETAKGILSLKEIAAHPRLDAVIFGGEDFAASIGATRTKEALELLYARQAVIVACAAYDLQAIDIVAIDYKDLEALKAEAEFGAGLGFSGKQVIHPNQVRVVQEAFTPSAEAIAYARRIVETFEASQKEGKGAYSLDGKMIDMPLLKNAQKVLARAKAAGK